In the Pseudanabaena sp. PCC 7367 genome, one interval contains:
- a CDS encoding response regulator has protein sequence MRILLVEDDETVSAFLNGVLTQENYAVDIATNANSGWRFVESHDYKLVLIDLTLSDFNGIDFCSNLRRRGLSIPIILLANPDNFDRTVAAGLDAGADDCINKSFNLKSLLARIRALLRRAEQPLPPVLELSGIGLNPSSREVSYDGQLLNLTQKEYGLLKLFMSDSKRVFSRSTILDQLWNLEDPPDESTIKSHVKSLRQKLKAAGAPKDLIKTVYGVGYRFKPISIGSGQASKSPPLRSFEENQAKVMAVDDDSYQLELIQKTLKPLGIELTTLKNPSLFLERLEEFQPDLLLLDMESPKQSGVELYQAVRSEPRWQSLKVIYLLDTNDAVTLQKVFETGAHDFVHKPIEERKLANCVINHLERSRTLSNLPSLNQPARPTEAKESIKLLQKLFLLAQRQKQPLCISIVEITNFQQIRSEYGFDAEDMVIQKIGKQLKGMFRGSDVVDYAGNGEFWVGMYDMQQDGGNKRMQHVAARLLRTRYTTEAGAEIKVNLNTRSAAYPEDGNDLQTLLDSIRAGFKVSMAVIN, from the coding sequence ATGAGAATCCTACTAGTAGAGGACGATGAGACAGTCTCTGCATTCCTGAATGGGGTGCTAACCCAGGAGAATTATGCTGTAGATATTGCCACAAATGCTAATTCCGGGTGGAGATTCGTAGAAAGCCATGATTACAAACTAGTTTTAATCGATTTGACCCTGTCCGATTTTAATGGCATCGATTTTTGCAGCAACCTACGCCGCAGAGGTCTTTCGATTCCGATTATCCTGCTGGCAAATCCAGATAATTTCGATCGCACCGTAGCGGCTGGATTAGACGCAGGAGCCGACGATTGCATCAATAAATCATTTAATTTAAAATCACTGCTGGCCAGGATTCGAGCCTTACTGCGTCGAGCCGAACAGCCATTACCACCAGTATTAGAACTAAGCGGCATCGGGCTTAACCCCAGTAGCCGAGAAGTTAGTTATGATGGTCAACTGCTCAACCTGACCCAAAAAGAATATGGCTTGTTGAAGCTTTTTATGTCCGATAGCAAGAGGGTCTTTAGCCGCAGTACTATTTTGGATCAGCTCTGGAATTTAGAAGATCCACCGGACGAAAGCACGATTAAGTCTCATGTGAAGAGCTTGCGCCAAAAGCTGAAGGCAGCCGGAGCCCCCAAGGATTTAATTAAAACTGTATATGGTGTGGGCTATCGGTTTAAGCCTATTTCCATTGGCAGCGGACAGGCCAGCAAGTCGCCGCCCCTGCGTAGTTTTGAAGAGAATCAAGCCAAGGTGATGGCGGTGGATGATGATAGCTATCAGCTAGAGCTAATCCAAAAGACACTCAAGCCATTGGGGATCGAGCTTACAACCTTAAAAAACCCTTCCCTATTCCTAGAGCGCTTGGAAGAATTCCAACCCGATCTATTGCTCTTAGATATGGAGAGCCCTAAACAAAGCGGCGTGGAGTTATATCAGGCGGTTCGATCGGAGCCGCGCTGGCAATCGCTCAAAGTGATTTACCTGCTTGACACCAATGATGCGGTTACCTTGCAAAAGGTCTTTGAAACCGGAGCCCATGACTTTGTGCATAAGCCGATCGAAGAACGCAAGCTGGCTAACTGTGTGATTAATCACCTGGAACGATCGCGCACTCTGTCTAACCTGCCTAGTCTCAATCAACCAGCTAGGCCGACTGAAGCAAAGGAATCGATCAAGCTACTCCAAAAGCTCTTTTTGCTAGCTCAGCGGCAAAAACAACCCCTATGTATTTCGATCGTAGAAATAACAAATTTCCAGCAAATTCGGAGTGAATATGGCTTTGATGCCGAAGATATGGTGATTCAGAAAATAGGTAAACAGCTCAAGGGTATGTTTCGAGGCTCTGATGTGGTGGACTACGCTGGCAATGGTGAGTTTTGGGTAGGCATGTATGACATGCAGCAAGATGGTGGTAACAAGCGGATGCAACATGTAGCAGCTCGGTTATTGCGGACTAGATATACTACTGAAGCAGGAGCAGAAATCAAAGTGAATTTAAACACGCGATCGGCTGCTTATCCTGAAGATGGCAACGATCTGCAAACCTTGCTTGACTCGATTCGAGCTGGATTTAAAGTATCTATGGCTGTTATTAACTAA
- a CDS encoding tetratricopeptide repeat protein gives MAQQPDFSAEAYFQQGIGASKIGQYEMAIASFEKAIKLKSDFAAAWSDRGMALNDLGQYEEAIISYDKAIAIDPELYPAWYNRGIALGNLGRYEEAIKSWDKAIEIVPDFAEAYYNRGSAMGNLGHYNGAIASWDKAIELNPKYASPHFSKACIYAALAELDSVITNLKKAIALEPRRYTYLAQNHPSFESIRQDQRFQALLS, from the coding sequence ATGGCGCAACAACCAGATTTTTCGGCGGAGGCCTATTTCCAGCAGGGGATCGGTGCAAGTAAAATTGGCCAATATGAGATGGCGATCGCCTCATTTGAGAAAGCAATTAAGCTAAAGTCCGATTTTGCCGCAGCCTGGAGCGATCGAGGTATGGCGCTCAATGATCTAGGGCAATATGAAGAAGCGATCATCAGCTACGACAAAGCGATCGCCATTGATCCAGAACTTTACCCCGCCTGGTATAACCGGGGGATTGCCCTGGGTAATTTGGGTCGGTATGAAGAAGCGATCAAAAGTTGGGACAAAGCGATCGAGATTGTGCCAGATTTTGCTGAAGCCTACTACAATCGCGGTAGTGCGATGGGTAATTTAGGTCACTACAATGGCGCGATCGCTAGTTGGGACAAGGCGATTGAACTGAATCCAAAATATGCCAGCCCCCACTTTAGCAAAGCCTGCATCTATGCGGCGCTCGCGGAGCTAGATTCTGTGATCACCAACCTCAAAAAGGCGATCGCCCTTGAACCCAGAAGATATACTTATCTAGCTCAAAATCACCCTAGTTTTGAATCCATTCGGCAAGATCAAAGATTCCAGGCTTTACTTAGCTAG
- a CDS encoding Dabb family protein encodes MPKNAIGIGMACALGLMLPGLRGQATNVTNIANNYVPLGLANNQQIADAHQTKPATELKTEPKAELSVHHIVLIELKPTATEADIEQITTDAYALLGQIPGVVNVEVGLKARDNLPIHIGDYDMALYLRMSQESDIDVFGPHPQHIEFRNRSAPKWQKIEVLDFFGL; translated from the coding sequence ATGCCAAAAAATGCGATCGGGATCGGGATGGCCTGTGCCCTGGGGTTGATGCTACCTGGTTTGAGGGGGCAGGCGACTAATGTTACTAATATTGCTAATAATTATGTGCCATTAGGATTAGCTAATAACCAGCAGATTGCCGATGCCCACCAGACTAAACCAGCAACCGAACTCAAAACCGAGCCCAAAGCCGAACTTTCGGTTCACCATATTGTGCTAATTGAGTTGAAGCCCACCGCAACTGAGGCGGACATTGAGCAAATCACCACCGATGCCTATGCATTGTTAGGCCAGATTCCTGGGGTAGTTAATGTGGAAGTGGGGTTGAAGGCTAGGGATAATCTACCAATTCACATTGGTGACTATGATATGGCGTTATACCTGAGGATGAGCCAGGAATCAGATATTGATGTATTTGGCCCCCATCCGCAGCACATCGAATTTAGAAATCGCAGCGCACCAAAGTGGCAAAAGATCGAGGTATTGGATTTCTTTGGCCTGTAG
- a CDS encoding AAA family ATPase — protein sequence MSTVIVLIGIPGSGKSTLAKALLQSPQGLDRLSAPALVSPDRIRKKFYGSANAQGDWSKIWSQVRCEFAQAATSQQFLIYDATNYRRKYRHDVIELAQEFNFSPVTGLWLQVPLWACLARNRKRDRQVQEDVIKHMHNCLQKNPPKLEEGFSRLMCRYEVHEVVEESENQDWIE from the coding sequence ATGTCTACCGTAATTGTGCTAATTGGCATACCTGGAAGTGGAAAATCAACCTTGGCAAAAGCACTGCTGCAATCACCGCAAGGACTTGACAGATTGAGCGCTCCAGCCCTGGTTTCGCCAGATCGAATTAGAAAGAAGTTTTATGGTTCTGCCAATGCCCAAGGTGACTGGAGTAAAATCTGGTCACAAGTACGTTGTGAGTTTGCCCAGGCGGCCACATCGCAACAATTCTTAATATATGATGCCACAAATTATCGACGTAAATACCGCCATGATGTAATTGAGTTGGCACAGGAGTTTAATTTTTCACCCGTGACGGGGCTATGGTTGCAAGTACCACTATGGGCATGTCTAGCTCGCAATCGTAAACGCGATCGCCAGGTACAAGAGGATGTAATTAAGCATATGCATAATTGCTTACAAAAAAATCCACCCAAGCTAGAAGAGGGGTTTAGCCGCCTGATGTGTCGCTATGAAGTGCATGAGGTGGTCGAAGAGAGTGAGAATCAGGACTGGATTGAATGA
- a CDS encoding glutathione peroxidase yields the protein MPTLHTFKATNINGQEVDLSQYSGKVCLVVNVASRCGYTPQYKGLEALYQKYKDRGLMILGFPSNDFGAQEPGSEVDIHSFCSKNYGITFDMFSKVKVKGADKVDVYQYLTDATGNQVQWNFNKFLIDQDGNVAKYYPSSTAPDSAELIKDIESLL from the coding sequence ATGCCAACCTTACATACTTTCAAAGCTACCAACATTAACGGTCAAGAAGTTGACTTGTCTCAATATTCTGGCAAAGTCTGCCTGGTTGTGAATGTTGCTTCTCGCTGTGGTTATACCCCCCAATACAAGGGATTAGAAGCGCTCTATCAAAAATATAAAGATCGTGGCTTGATGATCTTGGGTTTCCCTAGCAATGACTTTGGTGCCCAGGAGCCAGGTAGCGAAGTGGATATTCACAGTTTTTGCAGTAAAAATTATGGCATAACTTTTGACATGTTCAGCAAAGTCAAAGTGAAGGGAGCTGACAAGGTGGATGTTTATCAATATCTAACTGATGCCACTGGCAATCAGGTGCAGTGGAACTTTAACAAGTTTTTGATCGATCAGGATGGCAATGTCGCCAAATACTATCCTTCTAGCACCGCTCCCGATAGTGCTGAGTTGATCAAAGACATCGAAAGCTTGCTATAG
- a CDS encoding DEAD/DEAH box helicase — protein MISLDLNQLFPFELDQFQLEAIAALEAGKSVVVAAPTGSGKTLIGEYVIYQALATKRQVFYTTPLKALSNQKLRDFREQFGADNVGLLTGDVSINRHAPVLVMTTEIFRNMLYGINVSDPVAMAVNDAIEAEGAESISPPEPAVNLKDALANLAAVVLDECHYMNDRQRGTVWEESIIYCPPSIQLVALSATIANSAQLTDWINQVHGPTALISSDYRPVPLQFHFCNNKGLAPLLDQKRQKLNPKLKGDRNRRSQQFRGRGRRNEPSLGFVVSQLAQRQMLPAIYFIFSRRGCDLAVTEMDKVPLVNADEAARLKEQIDAFLSANPDAGRAGQVQALYKGIAAHHAGILPAWKGLVEELFQQGLIKVVFATETLAAGINMPARTTVISSLSKRTDNGHRLLNASEFLQMAGRAGRRGMDRVGYVVTVQTRFEGAKDAAFLATADADPLMSHFTPSYGMVLNLLQTHTLEKAQELIERSFSRYLSDIVLAPQEQVLADKETRIAKLEQELAGVDISLLKDYEKLRDRLREAKRLRKILIQQAEEQRLSELATYLPYVLSGTIARVKISKKVTMAAVIVAKVPGAGQFPWYICLTEDNRFLVASYKDIVLVGEPIAETDATLAAIEIPPELIVKPGQTLKGDEKSLAIAHLIPNLEMPEYPPEVLQQQAAVLAIEARLNEHPANQYGDVGSISKKLRKSDELNRELEFQRNVLNQRRRKQWDEFMALVEILRSFDYLENLKPTAAGQAAAALRGDNELWLALAMRSGELDELDPHHLATVCAALVTENSRSDTWVNLGISPTVEEALTELHDIRRQLFRMQRKQMVAIPIWLDYDLVGLIEQWALGMEWTELCSHTSLDEGDVVRIARRTLDLLSQIPHVPFLPNSLKQSAKQAAQLIDRFPISEVI, from the coding sequence GTGATTTCCCTAGACCTGAACCAGTTATTTCCGTTTGAGTTAGATCAATTCCAACTAGAGGCGATCGCTGCCCTGGAGGCAGGTAAGTCAGTGGTAGTGGCTGCCCCAACTGGTTCTGGTAAAACCTTGATCGGCGAATATGTAATCTATCAGGCATTGGCAACCAAGCGCCAGGTATTTTATACCACCCCGCTGAAGGCTCTTTCTAATCAAAAGTTGCGCGATTTCCGCGAGCAATTTGGTGCTGATAATGTGGGGCTCCTGACTGGCGATGTTTCGATCAATCGCCACGCGCCTGTGTTGGTGATGACGACCGAGATTTTTCGGAATATGCTCTATGGCATCAATGTCAGCGATCCGGTGGCAATGGCTGTAAATGATGCGATCGAGGCTGAAGGCGCTGAAAGCATAAGCCCACCAGAACCAGCGGTTAATCTCAAAGATGCTTTGGCCAATTTGGCAGCGGTGGTGTTGGATGAATGCCACTACATGAACGATCGCCAGCGGGGCACAGTCTGGGAAGAATCGATTATCTATTGTCCGCCCTCGATCCAACTGGTTGCCCTTTCGGCCACGATCGCCAACAGTGCCCAGCTCACCGATTGGATCAATCAGGTACATGGCCCCACTGCCCTGATTTCATCGGACTATCGCCCGGTGCCGCTGCAATTCCATTTTTGTAATAACAAAGGCTTAGCGCCGCTGCTAGATCAAAAACGGCAAAAGCTGAATCCCAAGTTAAAGGGCGATCGGAATCGGCGCAGCCAGCAATTTCGCGGTCGCGGCAGACGCAACGAACCAAGCCTGGGTTTTGTGGTCTCGCAATTGGCGCAACGGCAGATGTTGCCAGCAATCTATTTTATTTTTAGTCGGCGCGGTTGCGATCTAGCCGTAACCGAAATGGACAAGGTGCCACTGGTCAATGCCGATGAAGCAGCCCGATTAAAAGAGCAGATTGATGCTTTTTTGAGTGCTAATCCAGATGCCGGTCGCGCTGGTCAGGTGCAGGCTTTATACAAGGGGATCGCTGCCCACCACGCCGGAATTTTGCCCGCCTGGAAGGGATTGGTCGAAGAATTATTCCAGCAAGGCTTGATCAAGGTGGTATTTGCCACTGAAACGCTGGCGGCGGGAATTAATATGCCAGCTAGAACTACAGTAATTTCTAGCCTATCGAAGCGAACTGATAACGGACATCGCCTGCTCAATGCCTCTGAGTTCTTGCAAATGGCGGGGCGAGCGGGGCGGCGCGGCATGGATCGGGTTGGCTATGTGGTGACGGTGCAGACCCGGTTTGAAGGTGCTAAGGATGCGGCTTTCCTGGCGACCGCTGATGCTGATCCACTGATGAGCCACTTTACGCCCAGCTATGGCATGGTGCTGAACCTGCTGCAAACCCACACCCTGGAGAAAGCGCAGGAGTTAATCGAACGCAGTTTTAGTAGATACCTATCTGATATTGTGCTAGCGCCTCAGGAGCAAGTATTAGCAGACAAAGAAACCCGGATTGCCAAGCTAGAGCAGGAATTGGCCGGGGTAGATATCAGCTTGCTAAAGGATTATGAAAAGTTGCGCGATCGCCTGCGGGAAGCCAAGCGCCTTCGCAAAATCCTGATCCAGCAAGCAGAAGAACAAAGATTGAGTGAACTGGCTACCTATTTGCCCTATGTGTTGTCGGGGACGATCGCCAGGGTGAAAATCAGCAAAAAAGTGACTATGGCAGCGGTGATCGTGGCTAAGGTGCCAGGCGCGGGACAGTTCCCCTGGTACATTTGCCTAACCGAGGACAATCGCTTTTTAGTTGCCAGCTATAAAGATATTGTGCTGGTGGGCGAGCCGATCGCTGAAACCGATGCCACTCTAGCTGCGATTGAAATTCCACCGGAATTAATTGTTAAGCCTGGTCAAACCCTGAAGGGAGATGAAAAGAGCCTGGCGATCGCCCATTTAATTCCCAATCTAGAAATGCCCGAATATCCACCAGAGGTGCTGCAGCAACAGGCAGCAGTATTGGCGATCGAAGCCAGGTTAAATGAGCACCCTGCCAATCAATATGGCGATGTGGGTAGCATTAGCAAAAAATTGCGCAAATCCGATGAACTCAACCGCGAGCTGGAGTTTCAACGCAATGTGCTCAATCAGCGTAGACGGAAACAGTGGGATGAGTTTATGGCGCTGGTGGAAATTTTACGCAGTTTTGATTATCTCGAAAACCTGAAACCAACTGCCGCAGGACAGGCAGCAGCAGCATTACGCGGTGATAACGAGCTTTGGCTGGCATTGGCGATGCGATCGGGGGAACTAGATGAACTCGACCCCCATCATTTGGCCACTGTTTGCGCCGCATTGGTGACGGAGAATAGTCGATCGGATACTTGGGTAAACTTAGGCATATCCCCCACCGTTGAGGAGGCACTAACTGAGTTACATGATATTCGTAGACAATTATTCCGGATGCAGCGCAAGCAGATGGTGGCGATCCCAATTTGGCTGGACTATGACCTGGTGGGGTTAATTGAACAATGGGCATTGGGAATGGAATGGACAGAATTATGTAGCCATACCAGCCTGGATGAGGGCGATGTGGTCAGGATTGCCAGACGCACCCTGGATCTGCTGTCCCAAATCCCCCATGTGCCGTTTTTGCCCAATTCGCTTAAACAAAGTGCCAAACAAGCTGCCCAACTTATCGATCGCTTTCCCATAAGTGAAGTAATCTAG
- a CDS encoding family 10 glycosylhydrolase, whose protein sequence is MSRRYEAQSSKNSNMAKLVLAVLIACTPALIVNEAAIGQTNKTTSPAKTTDSTDSVLKPNSGQFFQQQPDVQVPAKPVITQPSSRLAVVRNGQSSWGEIVETLDGVKYTTIALDNLSAASLENVDVLFLPNLNAMTTAQVKVLNDWINAGGYVIATGTIGSAAQPEARMNLRSLIGGYWSSDLSKSSHVLPRTSPEYYWAQQVPEISSQKINTGGVLSPTLTTTRTVAFWPDNRIAALQTNHSLYLGWQWGNAQDRQEYDRMWLLSALSNQHNQYNQQNQVASSDRPESALTSANPLSPTPETETRTENTPTRKQAISNPTNVPVNPTDSTSTRSTSSSSTAANPVTNNPTASTRTSSDRSRSSQAQINNRASRAANPTTRKSATSPATPPSRSPNEPVNRPSPTPTVTTAKPTDRSRTRHPLSTRPSPNLSNRNRPAQPTAPVARVIEPPAPSVPVLPVNTLEAISMRRELKEIMGRVENAIISAEIAKGSKGDIDTSKIREIAAADELLKEMSSLVQSGKHTEVRSRYRQVRQDLLSGYPDGFFTPLSEVRAIWLDRGTIVAAGSEQGLAQVFDRMAEAGVNTVFVETINAGYPIYPSGIAPQQNPLTRGWDPLAASVKLAHERNMELHAWVWVFGVGNKRHNPLVGKPVSYPGPVLEVYPQWANKNSRGGIFAPEGKTFLDPANPQVQNYLVSLYREIATRYDVDGLHLDYIRQPRQDPGHNFGYGTVARQKFQALTGVDPVSINQNNRSLWWMWTEFRTQQVSQFVNLVSTEMDQVRPEIVISAAVFPFERVQRISRLQQNWEDWVARGDIDLLVPMTYEQDTTRFLQQRVQPALSGVARSPVLFLPGVMIKGLDDIELLDQLQAVRDLPSGGYSLFAAEYLSPSFRTILARSKATAENQIVPYRKPFAAAESRYAALEQEWQSLLASDRLWVRGESLTNWQEQSEQLSQALAELSAQPSAERLDVAMEALDVMIVNMPDWMRLENLRKPYLVNTWANRLASIDTILRYGDRTYFNKMQVTDHQAEPTNRGVDLSKAEPAIVEAEL, encoded by the coding sequence ATGTCACGCAGGTATGAGGCTCAGAGTAGTAAGAATAGTAATATGGCAAAACTGGTGTTAGCGGTATTAATTGCCTGTACACCTGCATTAATAGTTAACGAAGCGGCGATCGGCCAGACAAATAAAACAACCAGCCCAGCTAAGACAACAGATTCAACAGATTCAGTTTTAAAACCCAACTCAGGGCAGTTTTTTCAGCAGCAACCCGATGTTCAAGTACCTGCCAAACCAGTAATCACCCAGCCCAGTAGCCGCTTGGCCGTCGTGCGCAATGGTCAATCCAGTTGGGGTGAAATTGTCGAAACCCTGGATGGGGTCAAATACACCACGATCGCCCTGGACAACCTCAGTGCAGCCAGTTTGGAAAATGTGGATGTGCTGTTTTTGCCCAACCTGAATGCCATGACCACAGCACAAGTCAAAGTGCTCAATGATTGGATTAATGCTGGTGGTTATGTAATTGCGACAGGCACGATCGGTAGTGCGGCGCAGCCCGAAGCCAGAATGAATTTGCGATCGCTGATTGGTGGCTATTGGAGTAGTGATCTAAGTAAGTCCAGCCATGTTTTGCCCCGCACCAGCCCTGAATATTACTGGGCGCAACAGGTGCCAGAAATTAGTAGCCAAAAAATCAACACCGGCGGTGTGCTCAGCCCCACCCTCACCACAACTAGAACGGTGGCATTCTGGCCAGACAATCGCATTGCGGCACTGCAAACTAACCATAGTTTGTACTTAGGTTGGCAATGGGGGAATGCTCAAGATCGCCAGGAATACGATCGGATGTGGTTGCTGTCGGCCCTAAGCAATCAGCATAATCAATATAATCAGCAAAATCAGGTGGCAAGTAGCGATCGCCCTGAATCTGCTCTCACCTCGGCAAATCCACTTAGTCCAACCCCTGAAACCGAAACTAGGACAGAAAATACTCCCACCAGGAAGCAGGCGATCAGCAATCCCACTAACGTTCCAGTTAATCCGACAGACAGTACATCAACCCGATCGACTAGCTCAAGTTCTACTGCTGCAAATCCAGTTACGAATAACCCCACTGCCAGCACCCGGACTAGCAGCGATCGGTCTAGATCTAGTCAGGCGCAAATCAATAACCGCGCTAGCAGAGCAGCAAATCCTACGACCCGAAAATCAGCCACCAGCCCAGCCACTCCCCCCAGCCGCAGCCCTAATGAACCCGTTAATCGGCCAAGTCCTACACCGACCGTAACTACTGCTAAGCCTACCGATCGGAGCCGCACCAGACATCCCCTATCTACACGACCTAGCCCCAATCTGAGCAATCGCAATCGCCCAGCCCAACCCACTGCACCAGTTGCCAGAGTAATCGAACCACCAGCGCCATCAGTGCCCGTATTGCCAGTGAATACGCTGGAAGCGATCTCAATGCGCCGCGAACTCAAAGAGATCATGGGCAGGGTTGAAAATGCGATCATCAGTGCGGAAATTGCCAAGGGCAGCAAGGGTGATATAGACACCAGCAAAATCCGTGAAATTGCTGCCGCCGATGAGTTGCTCAAGGAAATGTCCAGTTTGGTGCAGTCTGGGAAGCATACCGAGGTGCGATCGCGCTATCGTCAGGTGCGTCAGGATTTGTTGTCTGGCTATCCCGATGGCTTCTTTACGCCACTTTCGGAAGTACGGGCAATCTGGCTCGATCGCGGTACGATCGTAGCGGCTGGCTCGGAACAGGGACTAGCTCAAGTATTCGATCGGATGGCCGAAGCAGGCGTAAATACTGTCTTTGTGGAAACGATCAATGCTGGCTATCCCATCTATCCCAGTGGCATTGCGCCGCAGCAAAACCCCCTCACCAGAGGTTGGGACCCGCTAGCAGCATCAGTTAAGCTCGCCCATGAGCGAAATATGGAACTCCATGCCTGGGTGTGGGTGTTTGGGGTGGGGAATAAGCGCCATAATCCCCTGGTGGGTAAGCCCGTTAGCTATCCGGGACCAGTGCTGGAAGTCTATCCCCAATGGGCAAACAAGAACAGTCGCGGTGGCATTTTTGCACCGGAGGGTAAAACTTTCCTCGATCCAGCTAATCCCCAGGTGCAGAACTATCTAGTGAGCCTATACCGTGAGATCGCTACCCGCTACGACGTAGACGGTTTGCATCTGGATTATATTCGTCAACCCCGCCAAGACCCTGGCCATAACTTTGGCTATGGCACCGTGGCAAGGCAAAAATTCCAGGCGCTCACTGGCGTTGATCCAGTCAGCATTAATCAAAACAATCGCTCTTTGTGGTGGATGTGGACTGAGTTCCGTACCCAGCAGGTGAGCCAGTTTGTGAATCTGGTATCGACGGAAATGGATCAGGTCAGGCCAGAAATTGTGATCTCGGCGGCGGTTTTCCCCTTCGAGCGAGTGCAGCGAATTAGTAGGTTGCAGCAAAACTGGGAAGACTGGGTAGCCAGGGGTGATATTGATTTGCTGGTGCCCATGACCTATGAGCAGGACACGACCCGCTTTTTGCAACAACGGGTGCAACCGGCGCTGTCTGGTGTGGCGCGATCGCCAGTGCTGTTTTTGCCTGGGGTCATGATTAAGGGACTGGATGATATTGAATTGCTCGATCAATTACAAGCAGTGCGAGATTTGCCTTCCGGTGGCTATTCGCTATTTGCGGCAGAATATCTAAGCCCTAGTTTTCGTACCATCCTGGCCCGCTCCAAGGCCACTGCTGAAAATCAAATTGTGCCCTATCGTAAGCCCTTTGCGGCGGCTGAATCCCGTTATGCCGCCCTGGAACAAGAGTGGCAATCGCTTTTGGCTAGCGATCGGCTATGGGTGCGGGGTGAAAGCCTGACCAATTGGCAGGAGCAATCCGAGCAGCTATCCCAGGCTCTGGCTGAGCTATCGGCGCAACCCAGCGCAGAACGTCTGGATGTGGCAATGGAGGCGTTGGATGTAATGATTGTGAATATGCCCGATTGGATGCGCTTAGAAAACCTGCGTAAGCCTTATTTGGTAAATACCTGGGCTAATCGGCTGGCATCGATCGATACGATTTTGCGCTATGGCGATCGCACCTATTTTAATAAAATGCAGGTGACTGATCATCAAGCTGAACCTACCAATCGAGGGGTTGATCTATCCAAGGCTGAACCAGCAATTGTTGAAGCGGAGCTATAG